The following proteins are co-located in the Eubalaena glacialis isolate mEubGla1 chromosome 14, mEubGla1.1.hap2.+ XY, whole genome shotgun sequence genome:
- the LOC133105393 gene encoding SNRPN upstream reading frame protein-like: MERARDRLHLRWTTEQHVPEVEVQVKRRRTASLNSQECHLYPRRSQQQQQVPVVDFRAELRRAFFAEIPRGG, from the coding sequence ATGGAGCGGGCCAGGGACCGTTTACACCTGAGATGGACCACAGAACAGCACGTGCCAGAGGTAGAAGTCCAAGTCAAACGGAGAAGAACAGCCTCACTGAACAGCCAGGAGTGTCACCTGTACCCAAGGCGatctcagcagcagcagcaagtaCCTGTGGTGGATTTCCGGGCGGAACTGAGACGGGCATTCTTTGCTGAGATACCAAGAGGTGGTTAA